The Deltaproteobacteria bacterium PRO3 genomic interval TCGCGTCCAAGACGCCTTCGACTTCCTCGAAAAGCTCGCCCCTGCCTCGCTGGCCGAGGAATGGGACCCCGTCGGGCTCCAAGTCGGCAGCCTCCAGGAAGAGCTACACGGCGTCCTTATCTCCCTCGACGTGACCGAGGCGGCGCTCTGGGAGGCGGTGGAGCACGACTGCAACCTACTGGTCACCCACCACCCGCTCTTCTTCAAGCCGCTCAAGCGCCTC includes:
- a CDS encoding Nif3-like dinuclear metal center hexameric protein, which produces MKKPLRVQDAFDFLEKLAPASLAEEWDPVGLQVGSLQEELHGVLISLDVTEAALWEAVEHDCNLLVTHHPLFFKPLKRLDDRTPVSRCARLAAQMGVNVVSFHTNLDATERGLNDQLAARLGLKGVK